A single Curtobacterium sp. MCJR17_020 DNA region contains:
- a CDS encoding GNAT family N-acetyltransferase: MPPLDSGSSGGTHTDHPRGTRDDAAPGEEHTTMQHLTFSVAAEPFDHEDAVRLRAAARIEVDRIYGRPADRGRPLTEATAAVHVIARDPSGLALGSASLSAAGDGVFEIRRLFVRPDSRGQGVGDLLVLELLAQAEELQAPAVVAEFGVLQPHAAALFSRNGFVRIQPFGPYRDDPESVCFSRAL; the protein is encoded by the coding sequence GTGCCGCCGCTCGATTCGGGTTCGAGCGGCGGCACGCACACCGATCACCCACGGGGCACCCGCGACGACGCGGCGCCGGGCGAGGAACACACCACGATGCAGCACCTGACGTTCTCGGTCGCGGCCGAGCCATTCGACCACGAGGACGCCGTCCGGCTGCGCGCCGCGGCGCGGATCGAGGTCGACCGGATCTACGGCCGCCCGGCCGACCGTGGCCGTCCGCTGACCGAGGCGACCGCCGCCGTGCACGTCATCGCCCGCGACCCCTCCGGTCTGGCACTCGGTAGCGCGTCGCTCAGTGCCGCGGGAGACGGGGTCTTCGAGATCCGGCGGCTGTTCGTCCGACCGGACTCCCGCGGGCAGGGCGTCGGCGACCTGCTGGTGCTCGAACTGCTCGCGCAGGCCGAAGAGCTGCAGGCGCCGGCGGTCGTCGCCGAGTTCGGCGTGCTGCAGCCGCACGCCGCCGCGCTGTTCAGCCGGAACGGGTTCGTGCGGATCCAGCCGTTCGGGCCCTACCGCGACGACCCTGAGTCGGTCTGCTTCTCGCGGGCGTTGTGA
- a CDS encoding TetR/AcrR family transcriptional regulator C-terminal domain-containing protein → MAARSRANRSETNAPRLSRDLIVETALHQIDRSGPQGLSMRSLAQELSVEAMSLYRYVHGKEDLLEGVVASLMRDLTSQLTEAEEAHWQGFLQTVAHAVRQIATDHPKAFPLVATRHPAAPWLRPPLRSVEVVNTFLTALTGNGFTDAQAVNAYRAFSSFLLGQLLLQSVVSGAEAGPAEEPLDEGGAAIPEGDGNTSLDVAPEVRRLRTLLSEDRSDEEFEVSLEALLDRLDRELSQ, encoded by the coding sequence GTGGCAGCACGATCGAGGGCGAACCGTTCCGAGACGAACGCACCGAGGCTCAGCCGTGACCTCATCGTCGAGACCGCGTTGCACCAGATCGATCGGTCAGGTCCCCAGGGACTGTCCATGCGGTCACTCGCGCAGGAGCTCAGCGTGGAGGCGATGTCCCTGTACCGCTACGTGCACGGGAAGGAAGACCTGCTCGAAGGCGTCGTCGCCTCACTGATGCGGGATCTCACCTCGCAGCTCACCGAGGCCGAGGAAGCACACTGGCAAGGGTTCCTGCAAACGGTCGCCCATGCCGTCCGGCAGATCGCCACGGACCACCCGAAGGCGTTCCCGCTGGTGGCGACCCGCCACCCTGCAGCCCCTTGGCTCCGCCCGCCGCTGCGGAGCGTCGAGGTCGTCAACACGTTCCTGACCGCGCTGACGGGGAACGGCTTCACGGACGCCCAGGCGGTCAACGCGTACCGAGCGTTCAGCAGCTTCCTGCTCGGCCAGCTCCTCCTGCAGTCAGTGGTCAGCGGTGCCGAAGCAGGCCCAGCCGAGGAACCGCTCGACGAAGGAGGCGCCGCCATCCCCGAGGGCGACGGCAACACGTCCCTCGACGTCGCACCGGAGGTCCGCCGACTCCGCACGTTGTTGAGCGAGGACCGCAGCGACGAGGAGTTCGAGGTCTCCCTCGAGGCACTCCTCGACCGACTGGACCGCGAACTGTCGCAATGA
- a CDS encoding BLUF domain-containing protein has product MLSLVYVSTMSRPVTDEELAEILVVGREKNLQLGITGILAHQGSNCIGIIEGDDEVVRERFEGIRQDPRHTNVRQVAADTVATRSFPEWSMAFQPADPLIKEIPGFLDLFADGHAPDPATGTSRATALLEWFRKHPLAPLTNQHGDDGVELRTRIVNATITALHDTGVEQVDVDTVAARAEMTVDELRTHFPTRESLLTATVDRWSSSVSRPLRPIADTRGAVAYLHALVVAYSEEPALMRLLASTLASSTDPGHEGAEYYRTLYLRFRRTVREALERDIRVGREPATMDPARATEQLLALYDGLRIQSLLIEGFDIIASFDRAASRLRRGWAEDYRHTDLFEIPVEGTGDHNAREKQTDSGSSR; this is encoded by the coding sequence ATGCTGTCGTTGGTGTACGTGAGCACGATGAGCCGACCGGTCACGGACGAGGAACTCGCCGAGATCCTGGTGGTCGGTCGCGAGAAGAACCTGCAGCTCGGCATCACGGGGATCCTCGCCCACCAGGGGAGCAACTGCATCGGCATCATCGAGGGCGACGACGAGGTCGTGCGGGAACGGTTCGAGGGCATCCGTCAGGACCCCCGTCACACCAACGTGCGCCAGGTCGCCGCCGACACCGTCGCGACGCGGTCCTTCCCGGAGTGGTCGATGGCGTTCCAACCGGCGGACCCGTTGATCAAGGAGATCCCGGGGTTCCTCGACCTCTTCGCCGACGGGCACGCGCCCGACCCCGCCACCGGGACGTCCCGCGCGACGGCCCTGCTGGAGTGGTTCCGGAAGCACCCCCTGGCGCCGCTGACGAACCAGCACGGCGACGACGGCGTCGAGCTGCGCACCCGGATCGTCAACGCGACGATCACGGCGCTGCACGACACCGGGGTCGAGCAGGTCGACGTCGACACCGTCGCCGCCCGGGCCGAGATGACCGTCGACGAGCTGCGCACCCACTTCCCCACCCGCGAGAGCCTGCTGACGGCGACGGTCGACCGGTGGTCGAGCTCCGTGTCACGGCCCCTGCGGCCGATCGCGGACACGCGCGGCGCGGTCGCCTACCTGCACGCGCTGGTCGTGGCGTACTCGGAGGAACCGGCGCTGATGCGACTGCTCGCCTCGACGCTCGCCTCGAGCACCGACCCCGGGCACGAGGGCGCGGAGTACTACCGCACCCTGTACCTCCGGTTCCGTCGGACCGTCCGGGAAGCACTCGAGCGGGACATCCGGGTCGGTCGCGAACCGGCCACCATGGATCCCGCGCGTGCCACCGAGCAGCTCCTCGCGCTCTACGACGGTCTGCGGATCCAGTCGCTCCTCATCGAGGGGTTCGACATCATCGCGTCCTTCGACCGTGCGGCGTCACGGCTGCGGCGGGGGTGGGCCGAGGACTACCGGCACACGGACCTCTTCGAGATCCCGGTCGAGGGCACGGGCGATCACAACGCCCGCGAGAAGCAGACCGACTCAGGGTCGTCGCGGTAG